The following proteins are encoded in a genomic region of Plasmodium chabaudi chabaudi strain AS genome assembly, chromosome: 1:
- a CDS encoding elongation factor G, putative, which produces MIKTFLSKSYKGLDKFVLVLFLIFTVMGANGLNNRKRLSQCKSIFKYNRGGKNEGIKLFIRNKYFNKNNDLISTHRRKCSNMHKVNIFRLKMSNNHSLKKNVDLENYRNIGIIAHIDAGKTTTTERILYYTNVIKKIGEVHEGLSTMDYLDIEREKGITINAAVTTCYWNGSEKNLGDYRINIIDTPGHVDFTAEVEKSLRVLDGGIVVFDSSEGVESQSETVWKQANRYNISRIIFLNKLDKVGANFESCIEEIKRKLNKKILILYVPVFEMSNFITTIDILKEKMIVYKNAHDFYFEDIPQEYYGIFLKYKNLLYEQIAENFNTFLDNYLNDKVMKAEEVEYYIRKLVVEQKYNVVICGSSLKNKNVQMLLDMVVKYLPSPIDCIQNYKNQIIYKYDVNKKGEQIVLGSKKNEKGICEKMDNVSIGNDIGNGANSETHKNATSGSNNTYDESINQGINHKADSNTFNSNEKNGNEENVGLNGTVKKNEKEEKDESKQSDLISEELNKENIKDYKRKFVGLIYKIMNDQHLGNINYVRIYEGKVNKGDFIYNNRTKKSEKISKIFFIHSSEKYELENAYAGDIVGIVGLKDTQIGDTISNVFLRAELKKIKEIPPIISFYIYNKNKNEYEKLINALIKIKKEDHSFFFHINPDTKDLLISGVGELHLQIIINKIQKDFNIPIIYGQPQISYKETFIEKVEARGKYIKQSGGRGQYGDVHIKIEPMYNYTEEEDKENDAINNDDKKDQKDDDMDKNCMNIDTSEVNNNIIIKNEITCGAIPSVYFDAINTGIREQCNLGVLSNSPLINIVIRIVDGSFHPVDSNEHAFKLAAGLAIREAAKKTNVRLLEPIMNINVTVPTEYLGEVISDLVKKRGKIQHIDESDEHTKEIYARAPMASILSYVSDLRKITKGRGNYTMTLHTYSLVPPYIQEQLLQKKE; this is translated from the exons atgataaaaacaTTCTTATCAAAAAGTTATAAAGGTTTggataaatttgttttggttttatttttgatatttacTGTTATGGGAGCAAATGGCTTGAATAATAGGAAAAGGTTAAGTCAGTGtaaaagtatatttaaatacaatAGGGGAGGAAAAAATGAaggaataaaattatttattcgaaataaatattttaacaaaaataatgatcTTATAAGCACACATAGGAGAAAATGTAGCAATATGCATAAGGTGAATATTTTTCGATTAAAAATGAGTAACAATcattctttaaaaaaaaatgtcgaTCTGGAAAATTATAGAAACATAGGGATTATTGCACATATTGATGCAGGCAAAACTACAACAACCGaaagaatattatattatactaatgtaataaaaaagataggAGAAGTGCATGAAGGTTTATCAACAATGGACTATTTGGACATAGAAAGAGAAAAAGGAATAACTATCAATGCAGCTGTAACTACATGTTATTGGAATGgtagtgaaaaaaatttaggAGATTAtcgtataaatattattgataCCCCTGGGCATGTTGATTTTACTGCAGAGGTTGAAAAAAGTTTAAGAGTTTTAGATGGGGGGATAGTAGTTTTTGATAGTAGTGAAGGGGTTGAATCACAATCTGAGACAGTATGGAAACAAGCAAATAGATATAACATTAGcagaataatatttttaaataaattagatAAAGTTGGAGCTAACTTTGAATCTTGTATTGAAGAAATTAAAAggaaattaaataaaaaaatattgatttTATATGTCCCCGTTTTTGAGATGAGTAATTTTATAACTACTATTGATATactaaaagaaaaaatgattgtatataaaaatgcccatgatttttattttgaagaTATTCCACAAGAATATTAtggcatttttttaaaatataaaaatttattatatgagcAGATAgctgaaaattttaataccTTTTtagataattatttaaatgataaagtTATGAAAGCCGAAGAAGttgaatattatataagaaaGCTAGTTGTGGAACAAAAGTATAATGTAGTTATTTGTGGATCTtctttgaaaaataaaaatgtccAAATGCTTCTTGATATggttgtaaaatatttacctTCTCCTATAGATTGTATACAGAATTATAAGAaccaaattatatataaatatgatgttaataaaaaaggtgaGCAAATTGTGTTAGgtagcaaaaaaaatgaaaagggCATATGTGAGAAAATGGATAATGTGAGCATTGGCAATGATATAGGCAATGGGGCTAATAGTGAAACACATAAAAATGCTACCTCTGGAtctaataatacatatgaTGAATCTATAAATCAAGGAATAAATCATAAAGCTGATTCCAACACTTTTAAtagtaatgaaaaaaatgggaATGAAGAAAACGTGGGTTTGAATGGAacagtgaaaaaaaatgaaaaagaagaaaaggATGAGTCAAAACAAAGCGACTTAATTTCAGAAGAATTaaacaaagaaaatataaaagattataaaagaaagtTTGTAGggttaatttataaaattatgaacgATCAACATTTGGGAAATATTAACTATGTTCGTATATACGAAGGGAAAGTAAATAAAGGagattttatatataacaatagaacaaaaaaaagtgaaaaaatatcaaaaattttttttatacattccagtgaaaaatatgaactcGAAAATGCCTATGCAGGTGATATTGTCGGAATTGTTGGATTGAAGGACACACAAATTGGAGATACAATAAGTAATGTGTTTTTAAGAgcagaattaaaaaagattaAAGAAATACCTCCGATTATtagtttttatatatataataaaaataaaaatgaatatgaaaaattaattaatgcattaattaaaattaaaaaagaagatcattcatttttttttcatataaatccTGATACAAAAGATTTACTGATTAGTGGAGTCGGAGAATTGCATttacaaattataattaataaaattcaaaaagaTTTTAATATACCTATTATATATGGTCAACCGCAAATATCGTATAAAGAGACGTTTATTGAAAAGGTAGAAGCCCGAGGAAAGTATATTAAGCAGTCTGGTGGTAGAGGACAATATGGTGATGTGCATATTAAAATAGAGCCtatgtataattatactgaagaagaagataaagaaaatgatgctattaataatgatgacAAAAAAGACCAAAAAGATGATGATATggataaaaattgtatgaaTATTGACACATCAgaagtaaataataatattattataaaaaatgaaattacaTGTGGAGCTATCCCTTCTGTCTATTTTGATGCAATCAATACAGGCATAAGGGAGCAATGCAATTTAGGGGTATTGTCTAATTCTccattaataaatattgttataAGAATAGTAGATGGTTCATTTCATCCTGTGGATAGTAATGAGCATGCCTTTAAATTGGCCGCAGGGCTCGCAATTAGAGAGGCTGCCAAAAAAACAAACGTTCGATTACTGGAGCCAATAATGAAT ATAAACGTAACTGTACCAACTGAATACCTTGGAGAAGTTATAAGTGACTTGGTTAAAAAACGAGGAAAAATTCAACACATAGACGAAA GTGATGAGCACACCAAGGAAATTTATGCCAGGGCCCCCATGGCATCCATTTTATCATATGTTAGCGACTTAAGGAAAATAACAAAGGGACGAG GGAATTACACGATGACACTACACACGTACTCATTGGTGCCCCCATACATACAGGAGCAGCTTTTACAAAAGaaggaataa
- a CDS encoding geranylgeranyl transferase type-2 subunit beta, putative, translating into MIFLEEKHIKYLNSYTTVTNVEELLFNETLKMCGVFYFVCSCEILSHDIDKKEALIDFILKCQNTDGGFGNNINYDSHIVSTHHAILSLLILNYSFDTVNKYIYKDEDKLNDIDKSNCKDEKREIDLNGENSVSAQFNNISNDTDHKVNKNIQHKQTIREMTSQYILSLLNTDGSVRGDIWGEVDTRFVYSAVSCLTILNKIHLISIENISSYLLTNYSICGNSFSWTHGNEYHAASVFCCVATLALIQKLYLIDEEKVAHWLSLRQTNNGGFNGRAEKLTDTCYSWWIFSSLIILKKYKWINKNALKKYILLCQDTNSGGISDNPDCLPDVCHTFFGLAALSLIDNIGDSEKQYNLKKMHPVYAIPVDTVKKRNLPSFGIDTL; encoded by the coding sequence atgatttttttagaaGAGAAGCATATTAAATATCTAAATTCATACACGACTGTTACCAATGTTGAAGAGCTACTATTTAACGAAACCCTTAAGATGTGTGGGGTGTTTTATTTCGTCTGTTCTTGTGAAATATTATCCCATGATATCGACAAAAAAGAAGCATTGattgattttattttaaaatgccAAAATACAGATGGCGGAtttggaaataatataaattacgATTCACATATTGTATCAACACATCATGCAATACTATCattgttaattttaaattattcatttgATACAgttaacaaatatatatataaggaCGAAGATAAACTAAATGATATAGATAAATCAAATTgtaaagatgaaaaaagagaaatcGATTTAAATGGTGAAAATTCTGTTAGTGCTCagtttaataatatttccaaTGATACTGATCAtaaagtaaataaaaatattcaacaTAAGCAAACAATTCGAGAAATGACTTcccaatatattttaagtcTATTAAATACAGATGGATCAGTTAGAGGAGATATTTGGGGGGAAGTTGATACACGTTTTGTTTATAGTGCTGTTAGTTGCTTaactatattaaataagaTACACTTGATTtctattgaaaatatatcatcatatttattaacaaattaTTCTATTTGTGgaaattcattttcatgGACACATGGCAATGAATATCATGCAGCTAGCGTTTTTTGTTGTGTTGCAACTTTGGcattaatacaaaaattatatttaattgatgaagaaaaagtAGCTCATTGGTTAAGCCTTAGGCAAACCAATAATGGCGGTTTTAATGGACGAGCTGAAAAATTGACTGATACATGTTACTCATGGTGgattttttcatcattaattattttaaaaaaatataaatggattaataaaaatgctttaaaaaaatatattcttctTTGTCAAGATACCAATAGTGGCGGAATCAGTGACAACCCTGATTGCCTTCCTGATGTATGtcatacattttttggATTAGCAGCGTTAAGTTTGATAGATAATATTGGTGATTCAGAAAAACAATAcaatttaaagaaaatgcaTCCAGTTTATGCCATTCCCGTTGATACAGtcaaaaaaaggaatttaCCGAGTTTCGGCATTGAtacattataa
- a CDS encoding SAC3 domain-containing protein, putative encodes MNESSKDRKDDINKNIHYQNKNEAKPLYSNNSNSGVGNTQNNLINSHNFDGGNNAQNNYQNKNYYYMNNDNKYYQNVNNNNQNKGNYNNYMNIYENNSSSKGNNEQDDKEQNKSDHPYFMNTNENYVELYINKVKEIYYFHVFYHYLKLGYPEKDAAIESKKYIFITLNRYFLLVKNAILSSPESIKQINNCVSSNLLYYQQQTNLQEFLLHQQANLQNGNLQKLNLYDQMNLNNLGNLSSMGISNINLPLANNESLSDLSKISNSEHIPGRNDMTGNVATSIRGGNANSSNNNRGNSFLDKNNAYGYDSNNNKENKSLYNNNYYNLKADKINNMIDSIEEMKKLNKNINDKKKLGGYNFGSEQMSNYQNNFPGSDSTSYMNKNENMAGFGNNNDDKKKKISFSLNKSKNKIFQSFNNAYNNDPNNRKNLSDAVSEVSDLSDENKGGNVGGNTSVMNNSGLYGFNNIQNANYNQNNIGINKGGLYNLKGNNNMDGRNKMNYDNFYGNINNYNYNMNYNNNENRNNNFPAGNTLKYGVKGGEQENNYGFNNKGINKNFETNNNMHDTQYNNVFSMDYGTNNENVTNELRSGGLYNMNRMKNRGNEKDNFMYDNNKLNKNNDYRMGEENYNFDKSGNDYNSDNFEYDGSEMVNNNENNMSGYGKSASNNNNSKLTNLEFFQNSGEVTNKSDGFRTYINNLNEHFKEQCKNKEFSKSLKFFISKLFALKKKKILKSTLWVNNILPTKEEVIALDVQFYLNNKRSKRKIGNNIDMDIDLLGMNLNDKKMKLSLEEIEKREKRKERCFDIGKSKKKELGDNSFHLDISGEKGSEEYRNLEMLIDKYNYSSCYKNKNFVGECKNIQKFFFRLTSLPETKNVRSFSVLKCTYAYILYKYNIDKNYKYVNEQFRSMRQDLNIQNIFHHDVINIYETNIRICIVNNDLFQFLQCINKLFELYQRLNIKKSKVEFLCYKLIYLTLQNMHQEFIVEYLTLSEEEKNNSNIQLCYYLNECIKNKMYLININMISPLNEEENHEYIYYRVFVNNHILAYLPTLMSINENADLNVNIDSLSAFVNEHSDPSRLENIQNDVIMTDNNVIKMPYLTNYLIVLFLPKYRLLALINICKTSIKVNISTLTKLLNFENDDECLKFLNEVNTIINNNEVLSKSSLVNLLKSPLLKNKYINHIR; translated from the exons ATGAACGAATCAAGTAAAGATAGAAAAGacgatataaataaaaatatacactatcaaaacaaaaatgaagCAAAGCCTTTGTATAGTAATAACTCCAATTCTGGAGTGGGGAatacacaaaataatttgataaacAGTCATAATTTTGATGGGGGTAATAATGCCCAAAACAactatcaaaataaaaactattattatatgaacaatgataataaatattaccaaaatgtaaataataataatcaaaacaaagggaattataataattatatgaatatatatgaaaataatagtagTAGCAAAGGAAATAATGAACAAGATGATaaagaacaaaataaaagtgaccatccatattttatgaacacTAATGAAAACTATGtagaattatatattaataaagtaaaggaaatatattactttcatgttttttatcattatttaaaattaggATATCCTGAAAAAGACGCAGCTATTGaatctaaaaaatatatttttataacattaaatagatattttttacttgtTAAAAATGCTATATTATCATCACCTGAAtctataaaacaaattaataattgtgTATCATCCAACttgttatattatcaaCAGCAAACAAATCTACAAGAATTTTTATTGCATCAGCAAGCAAACTTACAAAATGGCAATTtgcaaaaattaaatttatatgatcaaatgaatttaaacaatttaGGCAATTTAAGCAGTATGGGCATAAGCAATATTAATTTGCCTTTAGCCAATAATGAAAGTTTATCAGATCTATCTAAGATAAGTAATAGCGAACATATACCTGGTCGAAATGATATGACGGGGAATGTGGCTACTTCTATTAGAGGTGGCAATGCCAACTCAAGCAATAATAATCGTGGAAATAGTTTCCTTGACAAAAACAATGCATATGGTTATGATTCCAATAATaacaaagaaaataaatccctgtataataataattactATAATTTGAAGGCagacaaaattaataatatgattgATTCGATCGAAgagatgaaaaaattaaacaaaaatattaatgataaaaaaaaacttggTGGTTACAATTTTGGATCAGAACAAATGAgtaattatcaaaataacTTCCCAGGGAGTGATAGTACTAgctatatgaataaaaacgAGAATATGGCTGGTTTcggtaataataatgatgataaaaaaaaaaaaataagttttaGCTTAAATAAGTCTAAAAATAAGATATTCCaatcatttaataatgcctataataatgatcctaataatagaaaaaatttgaGTGATGCAGTGAGTGAAGTAAGTGACTTGAgcgatgaaaataaaggtGGAAATGTTGGCGGTAATACTAGTGTAATGAATAACAGTGGGTTATACGGGTTCaataatattcaaaatgcaaattataaccaaaataatataggaataaataaaggtGGATTATATAACCTGAAAGGGAATAATAACATGGAtggaagaaataaaatgaattatgataatttttatggaaatataaataattataactacaatatgaattataataataacgaAAACAGAAATAACAATTTCCCAGCTGGGAATACGCTAAAATATGGTGTTAAAGGAGGGGAACAAGAAAACAATTATggttttaataataaaggcataaataaaaatttcgaaacaaataataatatgcatgatacccaatataataatgtattttCTATGGATTATGGGAcgaataatgaaaatgttaCAAATGAGCTAAGAAGTGGTGGGctttataatatgaatagGATGAAAAATAgaggaaatgaaaaagacaattttatgtatgataataataaattaaataaaaataatgattataGAATGGGcgaagaaaattataattttgataaatcaGGAAATGATTACAATTCAGATAATTTCGAATATGATGGTAGTGAAATGGTAaacaataatgaaaataatatgagtGGATACGGGAAGTCAgctagtaataataataactcAAAACTGACAAATTTggaattttttcaaaattcgGGTGAAGTAACAAATAAATCGGATGGCTTTAGAacttatataaacaatttaaatgagCATTTTAAAGAacaatgtaaaaataaagagtTTTCTAAAAgcttaaaattttttataagtaaattatttgcattaaaaaagaaaaaaatattaaaatcaaCTTTATGggttaataatattttaccaACAAAAGAAGAAGTTATAGCATTGGATGTGCAATTTTatctaaataataaaa gGTCGAAACgaaaaattggaaataaCATAGATATGGATATCGATTTATTAGGAATGAATTTAAATGACAAGAAGATGAAATTAAGCTTAGAGGAAATTGAGAAGCGAGAAAAACGAAAAGAAAGATGCTTTGATATTGGAAAAAGCAAGAAAAAGGAATTAGGAGATAATTCCTTTCACCTTGATATATCTGGAGAGAAGGGAAGTGAAGAATATAGAAATCTTGAAATGTTAATTgacaaatataattattctaGTTGttataagaataaaaattttgttggagaatgtaaaaatattcaaaaatttttttttcgattaACTTCCCTTCCGGAAACGAAAAAT GTACGAAGTTTCTCCGTTTTAAAGTgcacatatgcatatattttatataaatacaatatcgacaaaaattataagtaCGTAAATGAGCAATTTAGATCTATGCGACAAGAtctaaatatacaaaatatttttcaccatgatgttataaatatttacgAAACAAATATTAGAATATGCATTGTGAATAATGACTTGTTTCAGTTTCTACAATGTATTAACAAATTGTTTGAATTGTATCAAAGGcttaacataaaaaaatcgaag GTTGAATTTCTGTGTTATAAGCTGATCTATTTAACTCTTCAAAATATGCATCAAGAATTTATTGTCGAATATTTAACTCTGAGTGAAgaagagaaaaataattcgaATATCCaattatgttattatttaaatgaatgtataaaaaacaaaatgtatttaattaatatcaaTATGATATCGCCCTtaaatgaagaagaaaatcatgaatatatatattatagagTGTTTGTGAATAATCATATATTGGCATATTTACCTACTTTAATGtcaataaatgaaaatgctgatttaaatgtaaatattgaTTCACTTTCCGCATTTGTTAATGAGCATAGTGATCCAAGTAGGCTTGAGAATATTCAGAATGATGTTATTATGACAGATAATAATGTAATTAAAATGCCTTATTTGacgaattatttaattgttttgtttttaccCAAATATAGGCTTTTGGcccttataaatatatgcaa gACAAGCATAAAGGTCAATATATCAACTTTAACCAAATTgttaaattttgaaaatgatgatgaatgtttaaaatttttaaacgAGGTTAAcacaattataaataataatgaagtATTAAGCAAATCATCGCTTGTTAATCTTTTGAAATCACCATTgctcaaaaataaatatataaatcatataaGATAG